The following is a genomic window from Lysinibacillus sp. G4S2.
TCTTGCTTTTTCGCACCTTTCTTCTGATCCCATTTAACGATGGAACGCTCCGCTTCAAACGGCAATAGGGCAAACATTCCAAGCTCTGTTGCCTTTTGTGTAATAAGCTCTAGTTTATCGCCCTTCGGCAAACCACATGCCACGGTTACATGAACAGGTAACTCTGGAGAAGGAATTGTCTGTCCTGTAGATTGGACAAGTACCTCATCTTCTTCAAAAGCTGTAATTGTACAAATATAGGCGGTATTTTGTGCAACAACAACGATTTTGTCGCCCTCTTTCATACGCATTACTCGTTCAATATGTCGTGCATCCTCTCCGCTAATACGTGCTTCCTCTATGGTCGTCTCAATAAAATAACGTTGCATGTTAGACACTCCTTTATAACAAGAAGAGAAAACGCCAAATCACAAGCACTCGGCTCACGATTTGGCGCTTCCTCAGTCAACTTATTGTGGACGTCGGGCAATGATAGCTACCCAATCTTCCATTAGTAATACTTCTTCGATCACAAAGCCTGAAGCTTCTAGTGCTGCTTTTACATCATCACGTTTTGCGCCGATAATGCCTGAAGTGACATATAATCCACCCGGTTTGACAATTGAAAATGCATCGTCAGTAAAGGACATAATAATTTCAGCTAAAATATTGGCTACAACGACATCAGCTGGTTCCTTTACTGTATCTAACAGGTTTCCATGAAAAACAGATACTGTATCATCAACTTTGTTTAACGTAACGTTTTCTTGTGCTGAACGTACAGCTACTTCATCTAAATCAAGCGCATGTACGCTCTTAGCTCCTAGTAAGGCTGCACCGATTGAAAGAACACCTGACCCCGTTCCAATATCGATAACCAAGTCTCCCTCTTTTACAGCCTTCTCAAGCCCTTGTAAGCACATAACAGTTGTTGGGTGTGTTCCTGTACCAAAGGCCATACCAGGATCTAATTCAATTATTAATTCATCTGTTGATACTGGTGTATATTCTTCCCATGTTGGTACAATTGTAAAGCGTTCAGAAATTTTTACAGGATGATAGTATTGCTTCCATGCTGTTGCCCAATCTTCCTCGTTTACTTCTACAATCGATACAACATTTTCACCAATATCGATGTTGAAATTCGTTAAATTTGTTATAGCCGCCTTAATTTCTTCGACTGTTTCATTTAAAAAACTAGACTCCGATAAGTAAGCCTTAACAATAACTCCATCTTTCGGAAAATCCGCTTCATTTAGCGCATATATTTCACCATACTGATCTTCACGTGGCTTAGCAAATTCAGCTGAATCCTCAATAACAACACCACTTGCTCCTGCTTCATGCAAAATATTCGAAATTGCTTCTACCGCTTCATTTTTTGTATGAATGGATAATTCTGACCACTTCACGTAGCTCTTCAGCTCCTCTAATTATTCACCTTGGAATTTTTTCTTAATTTTATCGAATAGTGAGCTTCCTTGCTCTTCAGGAATATCACCACTAATTTCCGCAAATTCACGTAGTATTTGTTTTTGTCTTTCTGTCAATTTTTCTGGCGTTACAACTTTTACTGTTACATATTGATTCCCTGTGCCATAGCCATGTACATTTTTGACACCTTTGTCTTTTAGACGGAATTGCGCACCAGACTGTGTACCCGCTGGAATACGTAATTTCACTTTCCCATGAACAGTCGGAACTTCAATTTCATCGCCAAGAGCTGCTTGTGGGAATGTCAGTTTCAGTTCGAAATAAATATCATCGCCATCACGTTCAAACTCTTTGTGTCCTTGAACGCGGAACATAATATATAAATCTCCTGCTGGTCCTCCATTTATACCTGGTTCACCTTGACCAGACACACGAATTTGCTGACCATCATCAACACCTGCTGGAATCGTTACTTTGATTTTCTTACGTTGTTGAACTTTTCCTTCGCCACGACATGTTGAACATTTTTCTTTAATGATTTTACCTGTACCCTGACATGTTGAACAAGCACGACGATTCATCATACGTCCGAATGGTGTATCCACTGCTTGATTTACTTGACCAGCACCTTTACATGTAGAACATGTTTCAGGATTAGTACCCGGTTTTGCCCCAGAACCGTGGCAAGTATCACATACTTCATCTTTAGGGATTTCGATTTCTGTTTCTTTTCCGAAAATCGCTTCCTCAAATTTAATATTCATACGATATTGTAAGTCATCACCTTTGCGTGGTGCATTCGGGTCTTGTCGACGACCGCCACCACCAAAGAACGAACTGAAAATATCCTCGAAGCCGCCAAAACCGCCGCCGCCTCCAAAGCCACCACCAAAGCCTGCATTTGGATCCTCGTGGCCAAATTGATCATAGCGCGCTTTTTTTTGATCGTCACTTAATACTTCATAAGCTTCAGCGATTTCTTTGAATTTTTCATCTGCACCTGGCTCTTTATTTAGATCAGGATGGTATTGCTTAGATAATTTACGGTATGCTTTTTTAATTTCATCTTTAGAAGCCGATTTCGTTAAACCAAGCACCTCGTAATAATCGCGTTTCTCCATGATTCACACTCCGCTCTTTTTGCATAAAATCTATTGTATCACGCAGTTAAAAAAACTGCCTCTATTTTATTATTAATTATTCATTAAAATTGTTGCACCACATGTTTTTTCACTTTTCTCGCAGATAACCTATGCAACTAGATGATTATATGTGCGTAGGATATAGCAAAAAATAAAGAGAAAAGCCAAAGCCGCAAGCGGTCTTTGGCTTTTTCACTTAACTGTGTTACTTACTATTATTTATCTTCTTTTACTTCTTCAAAGTCAGCGTCTACGATACCGTCGTCTTTTTTACCAGCGCCCGCATCTGTACCCGCTTCGCCACCTTGAGCTGCTTGAGCAGCTGCTGCAGCTTGTTCATATACTTTCATTACTAGCGGCTGTAATACGCCTTCTAATTTTTCTTTAGCAGATTTAATGCCTTCTAGTTCGCCAGCTTCAAGCGCTTTTTTCAGTTCATCACGAGCATCTTCAACAGATTTTTTCTCATCTTCTGTAATTTGTTCACCTAAGTCAGCAATTGTTTTGTCAACTTGGAACACTAATTGGTCTGCTTCGTTGCGAACATCTGCTTCTTCTTTACGTTTAGCATCTGCATCAGCATTTGCTTCAGCATCTTTTACCATGCGTTCAATATCTTCCTCTGATAAACCAGAATCAGATTGGATAACAATTGTTTGTTCTTTGTTTGTACCAAGGTCTTTCGCTTTAACAGATACGATACCATTTTTATCAATATCGAATGTTACTTCGATTTGTGGTACACCACGTGGTGCTGGTGGAATATCTGCTAATTGGAAGCGACCTAATGTTTTGTTGTCTGCTGCCATTGAACGTTCACCTTGTAATACGTGAATATCTACTGCTGGTTGGTTGTCAGCTGCAGTTGAGAATACTTGTGATTTAGATGTTGGGATCGTAGTGTTACGGTCAATTAATTTTGTGAATACGCCACCCATAGTTTCAATACCTAATGAAAGTGGAGTTACGTCTAGTAGAACTACGTCTTTTACATCACCAGTTAATACGCCACCTTGAACAGCAGCACCCATTGCTACTACTTCGTCAGGGTTTACGCCGCGGTGTGGTTCTTTAGCAGTTTCTTTACGTACAGCTTCTTGTACAGCTGGAATACGAGTAGAACCACCAACTAAGATTACTTGGTCAATTTCAGATGTTGATAGACCTGCATCAGATAATGCTTGACGTACTGGACCTACTGTACGGTTTACTAACGGTAATGTAATTTCGTCAAATTTAGCACGAGTTAAAGAAATTTCTAAGTGTAATGGACCCGCTTCACCAGCAGTGATGAATGGTAAAGAAATTTGAGTAGATGTTACACCTGATAAGTCTTTTTTCGCTTTTTCAGCTGCATCTTTTAGACGTTGCATAGCCATTTTATCTTTAGCAAGGTCAATGCCGTTTTCTTTTTTGAATTCTGCTACAAGGTACTCGATGATAGCATCGTCGAAATCGTCTCCACCTAGTTTGTTATCA
Proteins encoded in this region:
- a CDS encoding 16S rRNA (uracil(1498)-N(3))-methyltransferase, whose translation is MQRYFIETTIEEARISGEDARHIERVMRMKEGDKIVVVAQNTAYICTITAFEEDEVLVQSTGQTIPSPELPVHVTVACGLPKGDKLELITQKATELGMFALLPFEAERSIVKWDQKKGAKKQERLQKIAKEAAEQAHRTHIPEIHEPISFKQLVKQTANFDVVFIADEEDAKAEKRTRFAEKLKNAYDKKSKSILIIFGPEGGIARKEADALLQAGAQTMSLGPRILRAETAPLYALSAISYEFE
- the prmA gene encoding 50S ribosomal protein L11 methyltransferase; protein product: MKWSELSIHTKNEAVEAISNILHEAGASGVVIEDSAEFAKPREDQYGEIYALNEADFPKDGVIVKAYLSESSFLNETVEEIKAAITNLTNFNIDIGENVVSIVEVNEEDWATAWKQYYHPVKISERFTIVPTWEEYTPVSTDELIIELDPGMAFGTGTHPTTVMCLQGLEKAVKEGDLVIDIGTGSGVLSIGAALLGAKSVHALDLDEVAVRSAQENVTLNKVDDTVSVFHGNLLDTVKEPADVVVANILAEIIMSFTDDAFSIVKPGGLYVTSGIIGAKRDDVKAALEASGFVIEEVLLMEDWVAIIARRPQ
- the dnaJ gene encoding molecular chaperone DnaJ — its product is MEKRDYYEVLGLTKSASKDEIKKAYRKLSKQYHPDLNKEPGADEKFKEIAEAYEVLSDDQKKARYDQFGHEDPNAGFGGGFGGGGGFGGFEDIFSSFFGGGGRRQDPNAPRKGDDLQYRMNIKFEEAIFGKETEIEIPKDEVCDTCHGSGAKPGTNPETCSTCKGAGQVNQAVDTPFGRMMNRRACSTCQGTGKIIKEKCSTCRGEGKVQQRKKIKVTIPAGVDDGQQIRVSGQGEPGINGGPAGDLYIMFRVQGHKEFERDGDDIYFELKLTFPQAALGDEIEVPTVHGKVKLRIPAGTQSGAQFRLKDKGVKNVHGYGTGNQYVTVKVVTPEKLTERQKQILREFAEISGDIPEEQGSSLFDKIKKKFQGE
- the dnaK gene encoding molecular chaperone DnaK, giving the protein MSKIIGIDLGTTNSCVSVLEGGEPKVIPNPEGNRTTPSVVAFKNGERQVGEVAKRQSVTNPNTIISIKSKMGTSEKVKVEDKEYTPQEVSAMILQYLKGYAEDYLGEKVTKAVITVPAYFNDAQRQATKDAGKIAGLEVERIINEPTAAALAYGLDKQDQDQKVLVFDLGGGTFDVSILELGDGVFEVLATAGDNKLGGDDFDDAIIEYLVAEFKKENGIDLAKDKMAMQRLKDAAEKAKKDLSGVTSTQISLPFITAGEAGPLHLEISLTRAKFDEITLPLVNRTVGPVRQALSDAGLSTSEIDQVILVGGSTRIPAVQEAVRKETAKEPHRGVNPDEVVAMGAAVQGGVLTGDVKDVVLLDVTPLSLGIETMGGVFTKLIDRNTTIPTSKSQVFSTAADNQPAVDIHVLQGERSMAADNKTLGRFQLADIPPAPRGVPQIEVTFDIDKNGIVSVKAKDLGTNKEQTIVIQSDSGLSEEDIERMVKDAEANADADAKRKEEADVRNEADQLVFQVDKTIADLGEQITEDEKKSVEDARDELKKALEAGELEGIKSAKEKLEGVLQPLVMKVYEQAAAAAQAAQGGEAGTDAGAGKKDDGIVDADFEEVKEDK